DNA sequence from the Nocardia fluminea genome:
TCGAACTGTGGGCCGAAGTCACCGGGGAGGGTTCACCACATGTCCTCGTACCGGGTGCGGGGGGAGATCATTCGACGTGGGACCCGATGTGGCCGCAGCTCACGGCGACACACCACTGTGTGCGGTATGACCTACGCGGCTGTGGCGCATCAGCGGACCGAACTACCGCAGGCTTTCGCCATGCCGACGACTTGGCCGCGCTACTCGACGGACTGGGCATCAGCCGGACCGCGCTGACCGGTGCCTCCATGGGCGGCAGGATCGCTGTCGACTTCGCACTCAGCTATCCGGATCGGGTCGATCGACTGGTGCTGATCAGTCCGGGACTTGCCGACTGGGACTGGTCGGACACCTGGCGGGTGCACTGGCTCGAGTTGAGCCGGACTGCCCGCAGCGGCGACCTCGAACGCACCAGGGACATGTGGTTCCACCACCCGTTGTTCGCCACTGCCCGCCGCGATCC
Encoded proteins:
- a CDS encoding alpha/beta fold hydrolase — translated: MPEVRRVSPTAGVELWAEVTGEGSPHVLVPGAGGDHSTWDPMWPQLTATHHCVRYDLRGCGASADRTTAGFRHADDLAALLDGLGISRTALTGASMGGRIAVDFALSYPDRVDRLVLISPGLADWDWSDTWRVHWLELSRTARSGDLERTRDMWFHHPLFATARRDPAMAARLRATIAADACRVWVDADREIPPARPHIEALPDLTMPVLLITGTDDVQDFRLIAEIITAMVSDVRRVDLPNTGHLAHLERPAETTAAIKSFLS